The following are encoded in a window of Jeotgalibacillus aurantiacus genomic DNA:
- a CDS encoding copper resistance CopC family protein, with amino-acid sequence MKKYLMAVGIGLLLSAQSAFAHTHMTGSSPEDSAVIDTETTEVSVQFDTPIEESGVITLTDANGQDVPVEEITTGDGELIATLAAPLENGDYVAEWNIIGEDGHEMEGSFSFTIEMAEETVDENTEASSEETVMEEEPEEVATQTIDTETQEESQRNPIVVPASIGLLTLAAAGGAIFFMRRKK; translated from the coding sequence ATGAAAAAATACTTAATGGCTGTAGGAATCGGCTTACTTTTATCGGCACAATCCGCGTTTGCGCATACGCATATGACCGGGTCTTCACCGGAAGACAGCGCTGTTATTGATACAGAAACGACTGAGGTATCCGTTCAGTTTGATACACCAATCGAAGAATCAGGTGTGATCACATTAACGGATGCAAATGGACAGGATGTTCCTGTTGAAGAGATCACAACGGGCGACGGTGAATTGATCGCCACGTTAGCTGCACCACTTGAAAATGGTGATTACGTTGCCGAATGGAATATCATCGGGGAAGATGGTCATGAAATGGAAGGCAGCTTCTCTTTTACGATAGAGATGGCCGAAGAAACTGTTGATGAGAACACCGAAGCTTCTTCTGAAGAGACAGTAATGGAAGAGGAACCTGAAGAAGTGGCTACTCAGACTATTGACACTGAAACTCAGGAAGAAAGTCAGAGAAATCCGATTGTGGTCCCGGCATCAATTGGACTCCTGACGCTTGCAGCTGCAGGCGGCGCGATTTTCTTCATGCGACGTAAGAAATGA
- a CDS encoding copper resistance D family protein, producing the protein MMMYVAETLLYVSLSFLTGLFILEAVPPSRKPVIPVKREWIIGSTAAVMILSFIPLVPLIIRLSDTAGFSSAITTVLLDFTAGQSWVAVWISALLIVVITAVSRNRAERVWPNFFLLTALFFSFSWGSHPEAVSPLIGAVYHLFHLAALHSWTGILLVVAFFSSSRENWSRFLSWFTPVAMLCVVTAGVTGYLMADMMTGDFSAANAATTSYGHLLLLKLVFFIPVFYFAFANAFLIKRKLKDHRYSPFTMIRVEAIFLSVVFAVTSVLSKTAPPDPSRPMMDEMVQNLTGINGFVVFSAQTEMLVFIVSFLMFSLLLLMSFYRSFPAFSSFIFGMGVTASLYFSVLFSLS; encoded by the coding sequence ATGATGATGTATGTGGCAGAGACGCTCTTATATGTGTCTCTGTCTTTTTTAACCGGCCTATTCATTCTTGAAGCCGTTCCTCCTTCAAGAAAGCCGGTGATCCCAGTCAAACGGGAATGGATCATTGGATCAACTGCGGCAGTCATGATTTTGTCCTTTATTCCGTTAGTCCCTCTGATCATCAGATTGAGTGATACAGCGGGATTTTCCTCTGCGATCACAACCGTATTGCTTGATTTTACAGCCGGACAGTCATGGGTTGCCGTCTGGATCAGTGCATTACTCATCGTTGTCATCACAGCGGTTTCACGTAATAGGGCTGAAAGGGTCTGGCCCAATTTCTTTTTGCTGACTGCACTGTTTTTTTCCTTTAGCTGGGGCAGTCATCCTGAAGCGGTGTCCCCATTGATCGGAGCGGTCTACCATTTATTTCACCTGGCTGCCCTTCACAGTTGGACAGGGATTCTGCTTGTTGTGGCGTTTTTCAGCAGCTCGAGGGAAAATTGGAGCCGTTTTTTGTCATGGTTCACACCCGTCGCGATGCTGTGTGTTGTAACTGCCGGTGTTACAGGATATTTAATGGCGGATATGATGACTGGCGATTTTTCAGCTGCTAATGCAGCAACGACTAGTTACGGGCATTTATTACTGCTCAAGCTCGTTTTCTTTATTCCTGTTTTTTATTTTGCTTTCGCTAATGCTTTTTTGATAAAGAGAAAGTTAAAGGATCACCGCTATTCTCCATTTACGATGATCCGTGTTGAAGCAATTTTTTTATCAGTCGTTTTTGCCGTTACTTCGGTTTTATCTAAAACAGCTCCACCAGACCCTTCCCGGCCGATGATGGATGAAATGGTACAAAACCTTACTGGTATTAACGGCTTTGTTGTGTTTTCAGCCCAGACAGAGATGCTGGTATTCATCGTGTCGTTTTTGATGTTCAGCCTATTATTACTAATGTCTTTTTACAGGTCGTTTCCTGCTTTTTCATCCTTCATTTTTGGGATGGGCGTAACCGCCTCACTGTATTTCAGCGTTTTATTCAGTCTGTCATAG
- a CDS encoding DUF2254 domain-containing protein, which produces MEKWYVELRKKVWLIPSIYSILGLIIAAAAGVVDSQLNIESLPEIFYTENALAQSILTALLTALLTMTTFTFSTIMVVLSTYASQYSPKTIKNFITDSFTLRVLGVFMGGFIYSTLSLLFLRGSDQPVISGTVGVIIAIICLIFFAVFIHHVASHIQASRLIERLAKDADGVTDYYFELLQQKGISLEHEGENWDPEPSSFDIQAMDYGYLQFIDFDKLAKKAMEHGLKIEVNVPIGEFVHKATPLLTVYVTSERLPEVRGVNLGDCFLIGNERDVRQDPIFALQKMVEVALRAISPGINDPNTANDSIRHIGRLLGNLSQLPIRSILVVNKDNQGVVKFTLPSYKDILYRTFYQLRHYGKEDVSVLSALLEAIAFAAESAPKHHLEALGEIAQYVVEQAELGAMPDLDHHWLNQKIQAVERMTRL; this is translated from the coding sequence ATGGAAAAATGGTATGTGGAATTGAGAAAAAAGGTATGGTTGATTCCTTCCATTTACAGTATTTTAGGCTTGATCATAGCTGCTGCAGCCGGAGTCGTTGACTCTCAGCTCAACATAGAAAGTCTGCCGGAAATTTTCTATACTGAAAATGCTTTGGCACAATCCATTTTGACGGCATTATTGACGGCATTATTGACCATGACAACGTTCACCTTCTCAACCATAATGGTCGTGCTTTCAACTTATGCCTCCCAGTATTCACCAAAAACGATTAAAAATTTTATTACCGATTCCTTCACACTTAGAGTTTTAGGGGTGTTTATGGGTGGGTTTATCTATTCGACGTTATCGCTGCTATTCCTGAGGGGTTCCGATCAGCCCGTTATTTCAGGTACGGTTGGTGTCATCATTGCGATCATCTGTCTGATTTTCTTTGCGGTATTCATTCATCATGTGGCTAGTCATATCCAGGCGAGTCGTCTGATTGAACGCCTTGCAAAAGATGCAGACGGTGTGACCGATTATTATTTCGAACTTCTTCAGCAAAAAGGCATCTCCCTTGAACATGAAGGGGAGAATTGGGATCCTGAACCTTCGAGTTTTGATATCCAGGCGATGGATTATGGTTATTTACAATTTATTGATTTTGATAAGCTTGCGAAAAAGGCGATGGAACATGGTTTAAAAATTGAAGTGAATGTACCAATCGGGGAGTTTGTTCATAAGGCAACACCTCTGCTGACCGTGTATGTGACTTCTGAACGGCTTCCGGAAGTCAGGGGCGTGAATCTTGGCGACTGCTTTTTAATCGGCAATGAGCGTGATGTCAGACAGGATCCTATTTTTGCGCTTCAAAAAATGGTTGAGGTTGCCCTGCGCGCCATATCTCCCGGGATCAATGATCCAAACACAGCAAATGACAGCATCCGTCATATTGGACGACTGCTGGGGAATTTATCACAGCTCCCAATCCGGTCAATCCTCGTCGTCAACAAAGACAATCAGGGTGTCGTCAAATTCACACTGCCATCCTACAAAGATATTTTATATAGAACGTTTTATCAGCTTCGTCATTATGGGAAAGAGGATGTATCCGTTTTGTCTGCTCTGCTTGAGGCCATTGCATTTGCAGCAGAAAGCGCTCCTAAGCATCACTTAGAAGCGCTCGGTGAAATCGCCCAATACGTGGTTGAGCAGGCTGAACTCGGCGCCATGCCGGACCTTGACCATCACTGGCTGAATCAGAAAATCCAGGCGGTTGAGCGGATGACGAGACTATGA